Genomic window (Streptococcus suis S735):
TATAACACTATCTATTATTTCAAGGAGGAATTCTTATGAAAGTATTTGCAAGTCCATCTCGCTATATTCAAGGTAAACATGTCCTTTTCCAAGGTGCAGAAGCTATCGGAAAATTGGGAACAAAGCCTTTGATTCTTTGTGATGATTTAGTATATGGGATTATCGGTGAGAAGTTTTTGTCCTATCTCGTTGAAGAAGGGATGCAAGTCCATCGTGTTGCCTTTAATGGAGAAGCATCTGACAAGGAAATCCAGCGCGTCGTAGAAATCGGAAAAGAACAGGCTAGTGACGTCGTAATCGGTCTAGGTGGTGGCAAGACGATTGACTCAGCCAAGGCGATTGCTGATTTACTAGGAGTGCCAGTTGTCATTGCTCCAACTATTGCTTCAACAGATGCTCCGACCTCTGCTTTATCTGTCATTTATTCTGAAGAAGGGGCGTTTGAACGCTATATTTTCTATAAGAAAAATCCAGATCTTGTCTTGGTAGATACAGCGATTATTTGTCAAGCACCGCCACGTCTTTTGGCTTCTGGTATTGCGGATGGCTTGGCGACGTGGGTGGAAGCGCGTGCTATTTTACAAAGCAATGGAACAACAATGGCAGGAGGAGGTCAGACACTTGCTGGTATCGCTATTGCACAAACCTGTGAACAAACACTCTTTGAATACGGACTTCAAGCCATGGCCAGCTGTGAAGCCAAGGTTGTGACAGCTGCTTTAGAGAATATTGTTGAAGCCAATACCTTGCTAAGTGGTTTAGGCTTTGAAAGTGCAGGTTTGGCTGCGGCGCATGCGATACACAATGGATTCACCGCCTTGGAGGGAGACATTCACCATTTGACACATGGTGAAAAAGTGGCTTATGGGACCTTGACCCAGCTCTTTTTGGAAAACCGTCCTAAAGAAGAATTGGAAAAATACATCCGTTTCTATCAAGCCTTGAATCTTCCAACAACTTTGGAGGAGTTACATTTGGCTGATGCTAGTTATGAAGAACTATTGAAAGTCGGCCAACAAGCGACGATTGAAGGAGAAACAATTCACGGTATGCCATTTGCTATTTCAGCAGAAGACGTTGCAGAAGCTCTGATGGCAGTTGACTACTATGTTCGCTCATTAGATAAATAAGAAGAGCATTCACAGTTGAGCATGTCCATCTAAACTGGTGAATAGAGGTTCGAAGTAATTGCCTTGGGAAATTCTTTCTCAGGGCTTTTCATTTGAAAAAATTATGATATAATTGTTAAATATAAAATATTTAGAAAATTTTGAAGAATTGACTTAAAGGAGATTTCTATGGCCTATGTAGTAGCTGTTGTTGGTGCCACTGGTGCAGTTGGTGCCCAAATGATTAAAATGTTGGAAGAGTCAACACTTCCAATCGAGAAAGTGCGTTTCCTTGCTTCTGCCCGTTCAGCAGGTAAGACCTTGCAGTTTAAGGGGCAGGATATTGTCATTGAAGAAACAACAGAAACAGCCTTTGAAGGAGTGGATATTGCCCTCTTCTCAGCTGGTGGCTCTACATCTGCCAAGTACGCTCCTTACGCTGTAAAAGCAGGAGCTGTAGTAGTTGACAATACCTCTTACTTCCGTCAAAATCCAGATGTTCCTCTGGTTGTTCCTGAGGTAAATGCTCACGCGCTTGATGCCCACAATGGTATCATTGCTTGTCCAAACTGCTCAACCATTCAAATGATGGTTGCCTTGGAGCCTGTTCGTCAGAAATGGGGCTTGGAGCGGATCATCGTATCCACCTATCAGGCAGTCTCTGGAGCAGGTATGGGAGCTATCTTGGAAACACAAGCTCAGCTTCGTTCTGTCTTGAATGATGGCGTGGAACCCAAAGCGGTAGAAGCGAATATTCTTCCTTCTGGTGGCGATAAGAAGCACTATCCAATCGGGTTCAATGCTATTCCGCAAATCGACCTCTTCACTGAAAATGACTACACATACGAAGAGATGAAGATGACAAAAGAGACTAAGAAAATCATGGAAGATGACAGCATTGCCGTTTCTGCAACCTGCGTCCGTATTCCAGTCTTGTCAGCTCACTCTGAATCTGTTTACATTGAAACTAAGGAAATTGCACCGATTGATGAAGTGAAGGCAGCTATTGCATCCTTCCCAGGGGCTGTTTTAGAAGACGATGTGGCTAATCAAATTTATCCGCAAGCCATTAATGCTGTTGGTAGTCGCGATACTTTTGTTGGTCGCATCCGTAAAGATTTGGACAAGGAAAACGGTATTCACATGTGGGTTGTTTCTGACAACTTGCTCAAAGGCGCTGCATGGAACTCTGTTCAAATCGCTGAAACCCTTCATGAGCGTGGTCTAGTTCGTCCAACGGCAGAATTGAAGTTTGAATTGAAATAATTTTATTAACCAAAAGTACACAAAAGGCTGCACTCAGCCTTTTTTAGCAACAATCAGTAAGAGAGGAAGCCTATGTCTATTCAAGATTTACGTGATGTAAAAATTATTACAGCAATGATTACCCCTTTCAAAGAAGATGGTTCGATTAATTTTGAAGTTTTACCCGAATTGATTGAACATCTGTTGTCCCATCACACAGAAGGGATTTTATTAGCAGGAACAACTGCCGAAAGTCCAACCCTGACACACGAGGAAGAACTGGAACTATTTGGTGCTGTGCAAAAAATTGTCAATGGTCGTGTTCCCCTAATTGCAGGTATCGGTACAAATGATACGCGCGACTCGATTGAGTTTGCCAAAGAAGTGGCGGCATTCGGCGGCTTTGCGGCAGGTCTTGCTATCGTGCCTTACTACAACAAACCCTCTCAAGAGGGAATGTATCAGCACTTCAAGGCTATTGCGGATGCCTCTGATTTGCCAATCATTATCTACAATATCCCAGGTCGTGTCGTGGTTGAAATGACGCCAGAAACCATGTTGCGTTTGGCTGAGCATCCAAACATCATCGGTGTTAAAGAGTGTACCAGCCTTGCTAACATGGCTTACCTAATTGAGCATAAACCAGAAGACTTCTTGATTTATACAGGTGAGGATGGCGATGCTTTCCATGCAATGAACTTGGGAGCAGATGGTGTGATTTCTGTTGCATCTCACACGAATGGTGATGAGATGTATGAAATGTTTACAGCCATCGAACAACAAGATATTCGAACAGCAGCCGCTATTCAACGCAAGTTCATTCCGAAAGTCAATGCCCTCTTCTCATATCCAAGTCCTGCACCAGTTAAGGCGGTTCTTAATTACCTTGGATTTGAAGTTGGTCCACTCCGCTTGCCGTTGGTTCCATGCCCAGAAGAAGATGCTAAACGCATTATCAAAGTCGTAGTGGACGGCGACTACGAAGCGACCAAAGCCACTGTGACAGGAGTCGTAAGACCGGATTATTAAAATAGTCAGGGGAGTGACTATTTTAACGTGAGCCTTGAAATAAGAGAGCGAACAATGTCTGGGGGAGTGAAACAGTTCGGGGAACTGTTTCAGCTGGTCACCAAGAAATATGAAAGTGACCATAGAAGACCCGAGCCAAGAAATGCGAAAGCGAGGATAGTCAGGGGAGTGACTATTTTAACGTGAGTTAGGGCATAAAGAGTGAGGTGTTTAGAAAAATATTAATCTAGAGGAGCTTCTGGCCATCTTCCTCGTTTTATTTAAGTTTACACAAGCACATCAGTTATCTGGTGTGCTTTTCAGTTGCAAGCCTTTTCAATTTTTTGGTCATTCTTGATATAATGACTAAAAACGATAAAAGGATTAAGTATGAATATTGTTATTATAGGCGCCTCCTTTGCTGGTTTAAGTGCAGCTTTAGAATGTCGAAAATTGTATCAGAATGCTCAAATAACACTAATTGATAGAGAAAAAGATGTGGCTTACTTTCCAAATACCTTGAATTGGAAAGTGGCAGGAAAAATTTCTGGTTGGGAAGAAGCGAAGATTTCTTTGTTCAGCGAGGTGCAGCATGCAGCTATTTCTTGTCTTTTTGAAACAGAATGTCTCGCAGTTTATCCCGAAATGCGAAAGGTAAAGATACGGCATCATCAAGATATAGGTGATATTATTTATGACCGGCTAATATTGGCTATGGGAGCTAGTCAAACATGGGAATGGGGAACGGAAGAACTTCAAGACTATCTAATTCGCTCAAAAACGCTATCTCAAGCACAAGCTAGTCTAGAGAAATTGACAAATGCAAAAACAGTTGCAGTGATTGGAGCAGGACAGATTGGTTTGGAAAGCTTGGATGCCCTTAGCCAGTTGGATTTGAATTTGCATGTGTTTGAGGCGCAAGATTCACTCCTTGCAAAGTACGTTGATGAGGATATGATTGCGCCGATTCGTCAAGAGATGAAAAAAAGAGGAATCCAACTTCATTTATCCGAAACAGTCAATCAGATA
Coding sequences:
- a CDS encoding aspartate-semialdehyde dehydrogenase, producing the protein MAYVVAVVGATGAVGAQMIKMLEESTLPIEKVRFLASARSAGKTLQFKGQDIVIEETTETAFEGVDIALFSAGGSTSAKYAPYAVKAGAVVVDNTSYFRQNPDVPLVVPEVNAHALDAHNGIIACPNCSTIQMMVALEPVRQKWGLERIIVSTYQAVSGAGMGAILETQAQLRSVLNDGVEPKAVEANILPSGGDKKHYPIGFNAIPQIDLFTENDYTYEEMKMTKETKKIMEDDSIAVSATCVRIPVLSAHSESVYIETKEIAPIDEVKAAIASFPGAVLEDDVANQIYPQAINAVGSRDTFVGRIRKDLDKENGIHMWVVSDNLLKGAAWNSVQIAETLHERGLVRPTAELKFELK
- a CDS encoding glycerol dehydrogenase, translated to MKVFASPSRYIQGKHVLFQGAEAIGKLGTKPLILCDDLVYGIIGEKFLSYLVEEGMQVHRVAFNGEASDKEIQRVVEIGKEQASDVVIGLGGGKTIDSAKAIADLLGVPVVIAPTIASTDAPTSALSVIYSEEGAFERYIFYKKNPDLVLVDTAIICQAPPRLLASGIADGLATWVEARAILQSNGTTMAGGGQTLAGIAIAQTCEQTLFEYGLQAMASCEAKVVTAALENIVEANTLLSGLGFESAGLAAAHAIHNGFTALEGDIHHLTHGEKVAYGTLTQLFLENRPKEELEKYIRFYQALNLPTTLEELHLADASYEELLKVGQQATIEGETIHGMPFAISAEDVAEALMAVDYYVRSLDK
- the dapA gene encoding 4-hydroxy-tetrahydrodipicolinate synthase — translated: MSIQDLRDVKIITAMITPFKEDGSINFEVLPELIEHLLSHHTEGILLAGTTAESPTLTHEEELELFGAVQKIVNGRVPLIAGIGTNDTRDSIEFAKEVAAFGGFAAGLAIVPYYNKPSQEGMYQHFKAIADASDLPIIIYNIPGRVVVEMTPETMLRLAEHPNIIGVKECTSLANMAYLIEHKPEDFLIYTGEDGDAFHAMNLGADGVISVASHTNGDEMYEMFTAIEQQDIRTAAAIQRKFIPKVNALFSYPSPAPVKAVLNYLGFEVGPLRLPLVPCPEEDAKRIIKVVVDGDYEATKATVTGVVRPDY